The DNA segment gcttagttgctctgcggcatgtgggatcttcccggaccagggcttgaacccatgtcccctgcatgtgagatcttcccataccagggctcgaacccatgtcccctgcattggccggcagattcttaatcactgcaccaccagggaagttcctaaagATCTGTTTAGCTTAAATACAATAAAGGTAGAGTTGTAACCAAATTTGTTAGAGCTTCCTGTAATAAACCACTGTGGGGGAGGGGTTCCCTATATTTATTCAACCCCATCAGAACCTACTTGTATTTTTCAGTGCATCTGTTATGGATTCAGAGGCAGTAAAGTACAGTAGTGGAGTGTTTGCTTACAGAATCAGGCAAATCTAAGTTGAGATTCCAGCCCCACTGCTTATTAGTTGTGCCATTATGGTTAGTTACTTAGCCTTGAAGTAccactttcctcatttgtaaaataagcataataataGTTTTgaggggaatttcctggcagtccagtggttaggactccacactttgccgagggcctgggttcaatccctggttggggagctaagatcccacaagccctgtggcgcagccaaaaacgACACAATAGTTTTGAGGGGATCAAATGGGATAACGTGTGtgaagtacttagcacagtgcctggcatgtaaaaTGCCCTCAATAAATGGGGgctatttttatccattcaatcAAAAGGGACATTTATTTGGTATCTGCTGGGTTCAGGCATGTTGTAGTTACAAAAATGCTTCAAGACATTGGCCCTTGCCTGTAAAGAGTTTACATCATGGTTGGTGGAGGCTCCGGAGGAAACACTTTCAGAATTTCAAAGGTAGAATGTAATAAAGGACAGAAATAtcatgaaagggaaaaggctTTGAAGACAGGGTAATCTTTGAGTTGGGCCCTGTAGGATGTGAAGAATGTAAGTTGCGTGGGGATGAAGCAACCAGTATTCTAGAGAAAGGGAATAAACCCCAAGAGAGATGTTGGATGGTGAGGACATGTCTGTGTCCAACAGTCTAGTGTGGCCTGAATATAGGGATTGAGACAGAGGTGGGaagacagaccaaaaaaaaaggaggaggatcAGAATAGGGGGGCACGTGATTGGAAATGCCATGCTAAAGCCTCTGGTCTTTGTTTGATGGGCTGTTGAAGACTTTGGGGGTAGAGGAGATAATACAATCCTGTAGTTTGCTATTTACTATGTGAAGTACTATCTTTCCTTCATTTGTCctaaaagttttttgtttattcatgATCTCTCAGGTTTCTGGAGCACTATTAGTACAGGAAAGTCTGAACATTAGTATGGTTTAATTGTGATGTCCTAGCTGAGAGGGACACTAGCCTTAACTCCAGTGAGGACCAGAGAGAATAGAAATCTAAAATAGGCTATTCTATTCTGAGATGTTCACTTTCTTTCCATCTTGCAAAAGCTCACAACATTGAAACCCTTACCAGATTTTATCAGGAGCTTGACAAATGATCAACTTTCTTCTCTGGAGGGTACCCCCAATATTGAGCTTTCAAATACTGACATTTACATGGCCTCTAGTTGTTGATAAGTTTGTCTTGTTACTATTTTTAGTATTATATAGTCAATGATATTGACTAGAGTGATGGCTCTAGTTATAGGCCTAACTGCATCCCAAATCCTTTTCAACTATGTTACCACAATTTCCTCTGctaaagatatttttcttaaagaattctttttttaaaaaaatttatttatttcatttttggctgtgttgggtcttcgttgcgctgcggaggcttctcattgcggtggcttctcttgttgcagagcacgggctctaggcgcgcgggcttcagtagttgcagctcgccggctcggtagctgtggctcacgggctctagagcgcaggatcagtagttgtggcacacaggcttagttgctccgcggcatgtgggatcttcccggcccagggcaagaacccgtgtcccgtgcattggcaggcggattcttaaccactgcgccactgttAAAGATATTTTGAAGCAAAAGAGTGCCTCTGCTCTTGGGTACATATAACCCTGTTGGTGAACATGATGAGAAAAATCACTGGGTAAGGGATTAGGCAGGCAcagattgtattttattttgaggtttttttttttttttaatatcatactTGCTTTAGCTAAAGTGATTATAACCCAGAACACGTGGGTTTAGAATAAATACAGGTGCATAAAATTGGATTGCTTTTGTTCCAATGTTGACTTTTCTCCCTGTATGAGTGAATCACTTAAATTTGGAGAGCAgaatcattttacttctttccagCCTAACTGGAATATCTGCAGCCAGAAGACAAAGTACGAGGGCTTATGAGAGAGGGCACAATGAAGCTCCATCctctgggaaaaggaaagaaaatgtgaaggGAGGAGATAGCTTCAAAGGAGGGAGGCTACAAagtctccttcctgccttccGCAACTTGGTCCAGGTTAAATTTACATTTCAATGATGGCTTAATACTACTAAAGATTGTATGTAACTTTTAAGTTTCTCAAATGTTTGTTATCCTGGTAGAAATCCTgcatatctatgtgtgtgtgtgtgtgtgtgtatgtgtggtgaggCGGCCTAAGGGTGTTTAAGGAAGGAGAGGGTAGGGTCTCAGAACTGACATTCCTTCCTGGTATTGTCAGGCAGATACGGGTTAGAGCTTGGTAGcccagaaagagggagagaaaaagggagtAGCAGGGAGCAGGTATTGAAGTGTGCCTGTCTAAGGTAAATGGCACGAAGGCTGCATTTTCTGACCCAGGGAGATAAAAGACAGCGGCGTCCTTGGCATTATGTGCGGTGACCCGTAGCAGGAGAACAAGTCACCACCCTCCGACCCCCAGAGACCCCGGCCCATCTTCCTCCACTCCGCCCTACAGCTCTTGAAGTCTGCAGCTCCGGCCCGGGATGCAGGCGGCGAGGCAGCTCTTTGAACCAGGCCAGGGACCAGGTTCCTTCTCCAAATGCATAGGACACAGAGAGGGGCTGCACTCCCTAATCGTCCGCTGGCAGGCACTCAACGCGCGGCGCAGCCCGGGCCGTGGGAGCTGTCCGTGGTGCTGAACACTTTCTTGGGCGTGGTCGGACCCGCGACTCTCGAATCGCGTCGCCAGCCTAGGCGGAGGGAGGGCTCAGCGGGTCCCGGGGAGCGCGAGCGCCCGAAGGCCTGCGGCGAGCTCCAAGCTCTAAGATTTAGATCCCTGACAGAACCCCCTGTGCGACTCTGTTAGCGCAAGCCAGGACTCCACGCAGGATCCAGCGCTTGAGGGCGAGTCCTTTATCTTTCCCCTGCATCCCGTCGTGGATCTCAACTCCCACCCACTTCCTCCCCTGCGCCTTCCTTGTTCAAACAGCACCAGGTCCTGCCGAGAGCCCGGGGCTTCACGCCCCTCCTCTCCCTAGTCCACTGCGCTCTCCTCCAGAGCGGGACTCTCCCAGGGCGCGGCAAGCTCCCGCAGCAGAGGGTCTCCCTCGCCCCTCCGGCCCAGGTTTCCGGCCgctccttcctcttctgtttttattcTCCCCACACTATCCACCCCTCTAGTTCTCTAAGCACCGAGTCGGGGGGTGCGTGCTCCGCCCCTTTTTTCCGTACAAGGGCACGATGGAgtggggggcggggcggaggggAGGCGCCGCGAGCCCACTGGGAACGCTTGAATCTCTTCAGCTCCGCGGAGAAGCGGAGAAGCCTGCACGGCCGTCTTGGGTGGAGGACCTCTAGGGACAGCCAGAATTCTCCCCCTCGTTCCCCGGAGCGCTTTTCCATCCGCCAAGCCCCAGTCACCAGGTAGGACTGTGCTCCTGGATCTGGTCTGTGGGGACTGCGAGGGCTCTAAATAGAGTAGAAGGCATTTAAATAACCTGTGCACAGCTAACTCATAGATTTAATTTTACAGAGGTAGGGGTGACGGCACTTtaaattttgttgttatttattgtGGCCAGTCATTCCAGAGAAATATTTGGGTcactgaagtgtgtgtgtgtgtgtgttggggggcgcAGCTGGTGTAGGAGGGGGCGGAGAGAGAATGGGAAGTGACGGACTTTGATTCTCTTTGGACAGGTGGCCATGGCCTCACTGCCGACTCAGGGTCCCGGGGCCCCTGACTTCTTTTCTGGGCTGCTGCCGGCGGCTTCAACGCCGGCCAACCAGAGCTCAGAAGCCTTGGTGGGCAATGGGTCGGCGGCTGGTCCGGGCGCTCAGGCCATCACGCCATTCCAGAGCCTGCAGCTGGTGCATCAGCTGAAGGGGCTGATTGTGCTGCTCTACAGCATCGTGGTGGTCGTGGGGCTGGTGGGCAACTGCCTGCTGGTGCTGGTGATCGCACGGGTGCGTCGGCTGCACAACGTGACCAACTTCCTGATCGGCAACCTGGCCTTGTCGGACGTGCTCATGTGCACCGCCTGCGTGCCGCTCACGCTGGCCTACGCTTTCGAGCCACGCGGCTGGGTGTTCGGCGGCGGCCTGTGCCACCTGGTCTTCTTCCTGCAGCCCGTCACCGTCTATGTGTCTGTGTTCACGCTCACCACCATCGCGGTGGACCGCTACGTCGTGCTGGTGCATCCTCTGCGCCGGCGCATCTCGCTGCGCCTCAGCGCCTACGCGGTGCTGGCCATCTGGGCGCTGTCCGCGGTGCTGGCGCTGCCGGCCGCCGTGCACACCTACCACGTCGAGCTCAAGCCACACCGCGTGCGCCTCTGCGAGGAGTTCTGGGGGTCCCAGGAGCGCCAACGCCAGCTCTACGCTTGGGGGCTGCTGCTCGTCACCTACCTGCTCCCCTTGCTGGTCATCCTCTTGTCTTACGTCCGGGTGTCGGTGAAGCTCCGCAACCGCGTGGTGCCGGGCTGCGTGACCCCGAGCCAAGCGGACTGGGATCGCGCGCGCCGCCGCCGCACCTTCTgcctgctggtggtggtggtggtggtgttcgCCGTCTGCTGGCTGCCCCTGCACGTCTTCAACCTGCTGCGGGATCTCGACCCGCGCGCCATAGACCCCTATGCCTTCGGGTTAGTGCAGCTGCTGTGCCACTGGCTCGCCATGAGCTCGGCCTGCTACAACCCCTTCATCTACGCCTGGCTGCACGACAGCTTCCGCGAGGAGCTACGCAAGCTGTTGCTCACCTGGCCCCGCAAGATCGCGCCGCGCGGCCAGAGCATGACAGTCAGCGTGGTCATCTGATGCCGCTGCGCCAGGCCTGGGGGAGCTCCATGTCCGCTTTTCTCCGAGGATGCCCACCCGAGGCCGGACTGGAGAGCTTCTTCCAGAGCTAAGCTAATGCTAAGCCAAGAAGGGGCAAAGCTTCCAGCCCGGCCTTCTCGTCCAGCTGTCTTTCCTTGTCCTGTGTCTTTGTAAAATGCCAAGTGggctttgttgagagttttgtgCTTTGCTTGGAGGAGGccagggagaggaaaagaggatTTGTTATTTCCTGCGTTTGCCCTTGAAGGCCAAACAAAGCTCTTTCTCCTGGTTCAGAACAGTATTTCAGAACCGTAGCTGTcttccttgctttctgttctGCTTGCTCAATGGGGAGATGAAGGAACAATGAGCAGGGTGTTTAAAATGACTGTGTTGGGGTTGGTAAAGCTTTTCAGGTTGCCTTTTAAAAGGGGCGCAGCCGAGATACAATTGCTTAGTCAATTTGAACCCATTAATTTCTGGGATTCCAGGGAAATATGTACTAAAAATCTACATCTAGAATTTCAGCATTTCCTAAATAAGACCTTTATATGCCAAAGGGGTTTTAATTTTAAATCCACTTGAATTTATAGTACAAAAACACAAACCACCTTTCAAGAGGTTTTGCTGCTGTTTTCCCTCCTCCTTATCCCCCAATTTCTATTTGAAAATGATGAGATGAATTAGTTGATGAAGATATAGATAAATAGGGATAAAGAGGAAAAGGTTCAAATCGTTTAAGGGGATATATAACTGCATAGGACAGACATCCTATCCGTGTGCATGTTTGTATATACACACCCAGTGTTTGCCACAAGGCAGGCACTCAAATATTTGGTTTTCTGGATACTCAGTGTAAGCTGTGTGCCATAGCATGCTCTTTCACGATCTCGCAACAGATCAACAGCTGTCAACTGACTGctcagcacctgctctgtggtgacACACTTGGAACACGATCGACTCAGAATATAAGGACTGGGAGAAGCTTATTTAAAtccagaacagaaaaataaactgcgACCTACAGGATGCACAGATCAAACACTTAATTACTTTCAGGGTGAAGGGAAGAGGTGAAGACTGTTGGGCCATGATACCAGGCTGCTAATCCTTACCTTAACATCCCAAGAGCTCTTTAAATGAGGAGAAGAGCCCTGGGACAAGGGTTTCCACATTGATGTTGGAATAATGACAGTGGCAGTGAAGGCAGGAGTCTTGGGAAATGATACATGATATGCAGCTGTCAGATTAGCCCTTGTGGCATATAAGCCATGGACTGGTGTCTGCAGCCATTCAGTTACCAACTGGAAGATTCCAGTACTACTCCAGCACTAAACAGCAGAACCAGTGTTTTCCCACCTCTCGCCTTCTCTTACTCTCAATGAGCTCATTCACTTGTTAAAGTGTGCcctgaaaggaagggaaagagggcgTGATTTGGGGATGACAAGGATTATATATATCCTATTACTCTGATGTCAGTAACCACAATGGAAGAGTGGTTCCATTCATCGCTGGGCTAGTTAGCAATATGAGTCTTTAGTACTTATATGACTAGACTTTTCACAGCATGGGGAAGGGCAGGAAAAGGCTGGAGAAAGGAAAAGGCAGGTGAACTTGGGAGATGCCATTATCTCTGGCAATGGCGCTAAAACTAACTTTCAGCTTTGTCTGTGGATTTAGAGAAcaaagagcctgtgctctaataATGTGGCCCACGCACATTATTGATGTCACTCCCCCGCCCCAAATGAGCTCATCTCCCAGCATCCCAGGGACTGGTTCCTGTGCTTCCAGCAGCTCTACTGTTTGGGAGACTCAAGGCTAGACATTTCCTGTTTCCTCAGATCATTCTTTGGATGGGTATGTGTGGAGACAGGAGAGATTGGGGGAAGGGGTGGAAGTAGTTGGGGGAGGAATCTGATTAATTGTGGTCTCTTCACTGGAGGGtttaagtcagtggttctcagccctggctgctcctagaattacctggggagcttTCAAAAACCATCAGTGCCTAGGTCCTACCTATCCCCAGAGAGTCCAATTGATTTGAGATGGGGACTGGGCATCAGCATTTTTCAAAGCACTTCAGGTGATTTTAACATGCATCCAAGGTTAAATGCCTTAAGAATTATTCTCTTTCTAATGAACCTCAGAAACATCTGAATGAAGCTTTGGGAATACTCTATTAGCCTTTAGACAATACCTGGTGGAGCACATAGAGGTGAATCCTATGATCAGAATATATAGGTATCCATTCAACAGTTTCCTTACACGTCTACGTGTAAGGCTCTGTATGAGTccaatcagtttttgtttttttgaaagtaTTGTCATTCAATTTTAGGTCAATGGCGTTATAAAGTTATACACCATGAATTATTCCAAATCCTGGTTGCTGGCctgttaaaaaaattgaaatgttccCTGATAGTTTGATTTAAGTCAACCGTGAGAGGAAAGCGTCCCCATTAATTACTAGAAAAGCTCCCAGCAGTTTCTATCATGCCTAcaggttaagttaaaaaaaaattttttttttaacatttatgtgGACTTTATGGAGAGCCTAAAGAGGCTGGAGAATTGTGTTTATAAACATCTTTACAAATTATGCAAATTGGCAACTGAACAGCAACTAATTAATTCTTACCCTATCTGAAATCTATTTGGGACTTGTCTGACTACAAAACAAACTGATCAAACAAATCTCTCAGAAGTGAGTCCTAGAGAAATCCACAGAGGGTTGAGGTAgaacttttaatttaatatagTAGTTCATTTTAGTTAATACCAAGTATCCAGCCCTTTTCCTGCAAGGAGTCGTAAAGCTGGGAATGGAGCCAGCCTGGTACTTGGCACTAGCCCTTTCTGAGGCTGATGGGAGGTTCTGTACTCCTCTTTGCAAGTGTTGTCACCAAGTCTTACTTTTGGCAGTCAACCAATAGATTTATCTCACTAAATCGGCTGGGGGCTGTTTCAATATGTGTTGGCCACAGTTACCTGGAAATAGCAACTGTGAGAGATGCTAAGGTAACAATACCAATTGATGTAACGTTCCTGAATTTTTGTTCTTGTGGATTTTCAGTCTGCTCTTCTACTGGGGGTGCTAAGTTCCAGGTTTATTTCCTCAGGTAGGCTAGTTCACCACCTCTGTCCTGTGGCTTGCATTCCTGAACACCTAGTAGTCTGGCAAATACAAGGCACGGAGCTGACATCAAGGGGACGCAGGCAAGAGTGTGGCTAGATCTGGGAGTGAACCCAGGGTCCATCCCCCCTCAGATGAGAGGTTAGGAGCACCTTTATTCCCCAAGGTAAGTCCCTGATTGATTTCCCCTCAGGCACTGATGTCTTTGTTATGTGCATAAGATGTATCTGTGGCTGACTCACTGTGTGAAGCTCTTCAGGCTGGGGCTTGTACTGTGTTTCACACATTGTGGGTTCTCAATAAACATTAAATCAGTAGAACAGTCTCCAGCTGTGGGATTAATAAACTAAGCCAGCTACACACACCGTGTAACCACACAACCTTAGGATGGCCAGGATCAAAGCAAGGATAAATCATGCCAAGGAAAACATGCTACTCAATCTAAATTTGTCAATTCCAGCTAATTCCAAGAATGAACTGTTCATTTGGGGCCTGTGACCCCCTGGCCCCAATCTAAGTAGTGATAGCATTTCTGTACATGGCACCAAGCTCTGTGTTCTCCAAGACTGCAGGTGTCTAAATCCGATGGTCCATCAGAGGGAGAGTGGAGAATTTCATGCTTTATTTCTATATCATCATAAATCTGAATCATTATTTAAATGTTAGCATTTAATCACCCACTTCCACCTACGacttgagaaatttaaaaacattcaacACGTGGGTCTATAAACAAAATTTAATCATCTACATTCCAAAACCTTCATGATAACATCATAAACAGAATTTTCTGGTACATCTAAACTAAGACTTAAAAATGGATTATGCATACCtttccagggatttttttttgcaaagtgaGAGAAGACAGTATACAGAtgttgaaaatgtaaaatatttatttggatgGATGAAAGTGGCAATCTTGATTTGTTAAAAGACTGTACATTCCCAGTCAGTCTTTGGAAGTAGAAAGccttattttgaaaattgaacATGTACACTTCTAACAGGTTTTgaattgttcttctctgttttccGAGTCAATTCCTCTTCATTTCCCACTGTTTCTATGCTGCCtttttttagttctatttttCCTTATCATCTATAAATACCTCTGATCTGAAGCTCCCTCCACGCCAGTGaaggggaggaggtggtgggaTTCAAGCGTCTATTTTCTGGTGAATCATGTTGGGGAGACACCCTGGCTAATCCCCTTGCGGAGGGCAGGCTGCAACAAATGAGGCAAGGGCAGCTGCTTGTTGAATTTCCTGCCCACTGTGGGGTCTTGGAGCTCATACAATTAATATTTCACAGACAAGCACCAGGCAAAGGTGGATAACAGGAGTTTGCACAGAATCTCCGCAGGGCCCCAGACATGATAAATCTCATG comes from the Balaenoptera ricei isolate mBalRic1 chromosome 16, mBalRic1.hap2, whole genome shotgun sequence genome and includes:
- the PRLHR gene encoding prolactin-releasing peptide receptor, with product MASLPTQGPGAPDFFSGLLPAASTPANQSSEALVGNGSAAGPGAQAITPFQSLQLVHQLKGLIVLLYSIVVVVGLVGNCLLVLVIARVRRLHNVTNFLIGNLALSDVLMCTACVPLTLAYAFEPRGWVFGGGLCHLVFFLQPVTVYVSVFTLTTIAVDRYVVLVHPLRRRISLRLSAYAVLAIWALSAVLALPAAVHTYHVELKPHRVRLCEEFWGSQERQRQLYAWGLLLVTYLLPLLVILLSYVRVSVKLRNRVVPGCVTPSQADWDRARRRRTFCLLVVVVVVFAVCWLPLHVFNLLRDLDPRAIDPYAFGLVQLLCHWLAMSSACYNPFIYAWLHDSFREELRKLLLTWPRKIAPRGQSMTVSVVI